The proteins below come from a single Pandoraea apista genomic window:
- a CDS encoding MFS transporter: protein MALKIKGLRWWMIGLLTLGTVMNYLARSSLAVAAPTVMTDLHITTQQYGWITGAFLVLYPIGAPLTGYLMDRIGLRLGFLLCGVMWSVVCMLHGLADGWIGLFVLRGLLGLAEASFIPAGMRAAAFWFPSKERALAAGIFNIGTSIGAILAPPLIAWSILRYNWETAFVIAGGLGLVWGVLWYAFYRHPTDHPALTKAESEYINEGNVVDAAADARKPNLISILGQRNFWGIALPRFFADPVWGTIVFWMPLYLNQARGFDLKTIAATAWLPFVAADIGCLMGGTISVWLNKHFKITIFNGKRVVFTIGAIVMTAMCGVGFVKDPMVAIFLLCLGGFAHQTLSISVISMSADLFPRNEVATVTGLAGLSAGIGNLLFTLVIGTFVTAVGYAPFFVALGLGDLIGAVILWTVVKPGMSGTATPSALKRVDVGRTANA, encoded by the coding sequence ATGGCACTGAAGATCAAAGGCCTGCGCTGGTGGATGATCGGCTTGCTGACGCTCGGCACGGTCATGAACTACCTTGCGCGCAGCTCGCTTGCTGTTGCCGCCCCCACGGTAATGACGGATCTCCACATTACCACTCAACAATACGGCTGGATTACCGGCGCATTCCTCGTGCTGTACCCGATCGGCGCTCCGCTTACCGGCTACCTGATGGATCGTATCGGTCTGCGTCTGGGTTTCCTGTTGTGCGGGGTGATGTGGTCGGTGGTGTGCATGCTGCACGGCCTGGCAGACGGCTGGATCGGTCTTTTCGTGTTGCGCGGTTTGCTGGGGCTGGCCGAGGCGTCGTTCATTCCGGCCGGCATGCGTGCCGCCGCGTTCTGGTTCCCGTCGAAAGAGCGCGCGCTCGCCGCAGGCATCTTCAACATCGGTACGTCGATCGGCGCGATTCTCGCGCCACCGCTGATTGCCTGGTCGATCCTGCGCTATAACTGGGAAACGGCGTTTGTGATCGCAGGCGGACTGGGGTTGGTGTGGGGCGTGCTGTGGTACGCGTTCTATCGTCACCCGACCGATCATCCGGCGCTCACGAAAGCCGAGTCCGAGTACATCAACGAAGGCAATGTGGTTGATGCCGCAGCCGATGCACGCAAGCCGAATCTGATCTCGATCCTGGGGCAGCGCAATTTCTGGGGCATCGCCCTGCCGCGCTTCTTTGCCGATCCCGTATGGGGCACCATCGTGTTCTGGATGCCGTTGTACCTGAATCAGGCGCGCGGTTTCGATCTGAAGACGATTGCTGCGACCGCGTGGCTGCCGTTCGTGGCGGCGGACATCGGATGCCTGATGGGGGGCACGATTTCCGTGTGGCTGAATAAGCATTTCAAGATCACGATCTTCAACGGCAAGCGCGTTGTGTTCACGATCGGTGCCATCGTCATGACGGCGATGTGCGGCGTGGGCTTTGTCAAAGACCCGATGGTGGCAATCTTCCTGCTGTGCCTCGGTGGCTTTGCGCACCAGACGCTTTCCATCAGCGTGATCTCGATGTCGGCCGACCTGTTCCCGCGCAACGAAGTGGCGACGGTAACGGGACTCGCCGGGCTGTCCGCCGGTATCGGCAATCTGCTCTTCACGCTGGTGATCGGCACTTTCGTCACGGCGGTGGGCTACGCCCCGTTCTTCGTCGCGCTGGGGCTCGGCGATCTGATCGGTGCGGTGATTCTGTGGACGGTGGTGAAGCCCGGCATGTCGGGCACGGCTACGCCGTCCGCGCTCAAGCGTGTCGACGTGGGCCGCACCGCGAATGCCTAG
- a CDS encoding NAD-dependent epimerase/dehydratase family protein, with protein sequence MSKTSGKPFRRLLLTGAAGNLGKQLRGKLAEWADIVRVSDIVPLTADAPHEEAMQVDLADRAAVHALLEGVDALVHLGGISVEAPFDDILQANILGLYNVYSAAQKQGVKRIVYASSNHAVGFHPVTEVLDIDAPHRPDGMYGISKCFGEDLSRYYFDRFGLETVCLRIGSSFEQPKNPRMMVTYLSYRDFIELVRCSLFTNRVGHAIVYGVSDNPTLWVDNTKAAFLGFRPQDSSAEFAGLFPPTAPDPQMDDWTQRYQGGPFVLLGPMEPEA encoded by the coding sequence ATGAGCAAGACTTCCGGCAAACCCTTCCGCCGTCTGCTGCTGACCGGCGCGGCGGGCAATCTTGGCAAACAACTGCGCGGTAAGCTCGCCGAGTGGGCGGACATCGTGCGCGTGAGCGACATTGTGCCGCTCACCGCCGACGCGCCGCACGAAGAGGCCATGCAGGTCGACCTCGCCGATCGCGCAGCGGTGCATGCGCTGCTTGAAGGTGTCGACGCGCTGGTGCATCTGGGCGGCATTTCCGTCGAAGCGCCGTTCGACGACATCCTGCAAGCGAATATCCTCGGCCTCTACAACGTCTACAGCGCGGCGCAGAAGCAAGGTGTAAAGCGCATTGTCTACGCGAGTTCGAATCACGCGGTCGGTTTCCATCCCGTGACGGAAGTGCTCGACATCGACGCACCGCATCGCCCGGATGGCATGTATGGCATTTCGAAGTGCTTCGGCGAAGACCTGTCGCGCTATTACTTCGATCGTTTCGGCCTTGAGACCGTGTGCCTGCGCATCGGGTCGTCGTTCGAGCAGCCGAAGAATCCTCGCATGATGGTGACGTACCTGAGCTATCGCGATTTCATCGAACTCGTGCGCTGCTCCCTATTCACCAATCGCGTGGGGCACGCCATCGTCTACGGCGTGTCCGACAACCCGACGCTGTGGGTCGACAACACGAAGGCCGCATTCCTCGGCTTCCGGCCGCAAGACAGCTCGGCCGAATTCGCCGGACTATTCCCGCCCACGGCGCCCGATCCGCAGATGGACGACTGGACGCAGCGGTATCAGGGCGGCCCGTTCGTGTTGTTGGGGCCGATGGAGCCCGAGGCATGA
- a CDS encoding SMP-30/gluconolactonase/LRE family protein — translation MSVSVERLEPSRATPYAVGESPLWRAHEQALYWVDIPAKQLHRVTPADGEHREWTFPEQIACFSFDVSGTLLAGCETGLFAVSLGEPGVIGATGWRQLAAPVFPAPGMRFNDGRCDRQGRFWAGTMVQDMSLASDAGALFRFDAEGRLSAPLVDGLVTQNGLGFSPDSRTMYLSDSHPTRRRVWAFDFDAESGAIGARRLFVDMNQYPGRPDGAAVDADGCYWTCANDGSRLLRFTPAGVLDREIVLPVSKPSMCAFGGRDFDTLFVTSIRPGTGGNDHDGHVFAVRCGVQGLPEAPYAGFAGSAGAFSAAGV, via the coding sequence ATGAGCGTGTCTGTCGAACGTCTCGAGCCGTCGCGAGCGACGCCTTATGCTGTGGGCGAAAGCCCGTTGTGGCGAGCGCACGAGCAGGCCCTCTACTGGGTGGATATCCCCGCGAAGCAACTGCATCGCGTGACGCCCGCCGACGGCGAGCATCGTGAGTGGACCTTCCCGGAACAGATCGCGTGCTTCTCGTTCGACGTGTCGGGCACGTTGCTCGCGGGTTGCGAAACCGGGCTGTTCGCGGTGTCGCTCGGAGAACCCGGCGTGATCGGGGCGACCGGGTGGCGGCAACTGGCCGCGCCGGTATTTCCTGCGCCGGGCATGCGCTTTAACGACGGCCGCTGCGATCGTCAGGGGCGCTTCTGGGCGGGCACAATGGTGCAGGACATGTCGCTCGCGAGCGACGCGGGCGCGCTCTTTCGCTTCGATGCCGAGGGCCGTCTCTCCGCGCCGCTCGTCGACGGCCTCGTGACGCAGAACGGTCTGGGCTTCTCGCCCGACAGCCGCACGATGTATCTTAGCGATTCGCATCCGACGCGCCGCCGCGTGTGGGCGTTCGACTTCGATGCCGAGAGCGGTGCGATCGGCGCACGGCGCTTGTTCGTCGACATGAATCAGTATCCGGGACGCCCCGACGGCGCGGCCGTCGATGCCGACGGTTGCTATTGGACGTGCGCGAACGATGGCAGCCGCTTGCTGCGATTTACGCCCGCGGGAGTTCTCGATCGCGAGATCGTGTTGCCGGTGTCGAAGCCGTCGATGTGCGCGTTCGGCGGCCGCGATTTCGACACGTTGTTCGTCACGTCGATTCGTCCGGGAACGGGGGGCAATGACCATGACGGGCATGTCTTCGCCGTGCGGTGCGGCGTGCAGGGATTGCCGGAAGCGCCTTATGCAGGTTTCGCAGGATCGGCCGGCGCGTTTTCGGCGGCAGGTGTGTAG
- a CDS encoding MFS transporter, whose protein sequence is MAFFSWFKELNTKERKALYAGFGGYAVDAFDFMIYSFLIPTLIAAWGMTKGEAGMIATSSLISSAVGGWLAGILADRYGRVRVLQWTIATFCLFTFLSGFTNSFWQLLITRTLQGIGFGGEWTVVTMMMGEMIRSPQHRAKAVGTVQSSWSVGWAAAALLYWFFFAVLDEGTAWRACFWIGIVPALWITYVRRNVSDPEIFTQTRRKIAEGKLQGNFMQIFAPEHLKTTILGSLLCSGMLGGYYAITTWLPTYLKTVRGLSVFNTSAYLIVLIVGSFVGYIVGAILSDKLGRRGAFIFFAVASFVLGMAYTMLPITDSAMLLLGFPLGIVVQGIFAGIGAYLTELYPNHIRGSGQGFCYNLGRGIGSFFPIAVGMLAQTGSLVKAIGLVAGGGYLLVVVCALLLPETRGKSLVSADFTH, encoded by the coding sequence ATGGCATTTTTTTCCTGGTTCAAGGAACTCAACACGAAGGAGCGCAAGGCCCTGTATGCGGGCTTCGGCGGCTACGCCGTCGACGCGTTCGACTTCATGATCTACTCCTTCCTGATTCCCACGCTCATTGCCGCGTGGGGAATGACGAAGGGCGAAGCGGGCATGATCGCCACCAGTTCGCTCATCTCGTCGGCCGTAGGGGGATGGCTCGCGGGCATTCTCGCGGATCGCTACGGCCGGGTGCGCGTGCTGCAATGGACGATTGCCACGTTCTGCCTGTTCACGTTCCTCTCGGGCTTCACGAACTCGTTCTGGCAGTTGCTCATCACGCGCACATTGCAGGGCATTGGCTTCGGCGGGGAATGGACGGTCGTGACGATGATGATGGGCGAGATGATCCGCTCGCCGCAGCATCGCGCGAAGGCGGTCGGCACGGTGCAGAGCAGCTGGTCGGTCGGCTGGGCCGCCGCCGCGCTGCTGTACTGGTTCTTCTTCGCCGTGCTCGACGAAGGCACCGCCTGGCGCGCGTGCTTCTGGATCGGCATTGTGCCGGCGCTCTGGATCACGTACGTGCGCCGTAACGTGTCGGACCCGGAGATCTTCACGCAGACCCGTCGCAAGATTGCCGAGGGCAAGCTGCAAGGCAACTTCATGCAGATCTTTGCGCCGGAACACCTCAAGACGACGATTCTGGGCAGCCTGCTCTGCTCCGGCATGCTGGGCGGCTACTACGCGATCACTACGTGGCTGCCGACCTATCTGAAAACGGTGCGCGGCCTCTCGGTGTTCAACACGAGCGCGTATCTGATCGTGCTGATCGTCGGCTCGTTCGTGGGCTACATTGTCGGCGCGATACTCTCCGACAAACTCGGACGTCGCGGCGCTTTTATCTTCTTCGCCGTCGCATCGTTCGTGCTCGGCATGGCGTACACGATGCTGCCGATCACCGATAGCGCGATGCTGTTGCTCGGCTTCCCGCTCGGGATCGTTGTGCAAGGCATTTTCGCGGGCATCGGCGCCTATCTGACGGAGCTATATCCGAACCACATTCGCGGTTCCGGACAAGGGTTCTGCTACAACCTCGGACGCGGCATCGGCTCGTTCTTCCCCATTGCCGTGGGCATGCTCGCGCAGACCGGCTCACTCGTGAAGGCGATCGGGCTGGTCGCTGGCGGCGGTTATCTGCTCGTGGTCGTATGCGCGTTGCTGCTGCCCGAGACGCGCGGCAAGTCGCTCGTCTCGGCCGACTTCACGCACTGA
- a CDS encoding SDR family NAD(P)-dependent oxidoreductase, with product MTTPASSSGQSHRPAGRTIVVTGAASGIGAAIARQLAGPQTRLVLHTRGASDASQARLAEVRHACESLGAQCAVWFGDLTEPSAAAHLIDAAHDAFGPVDQLVSNAGFATRQSLADVDDDAFARTLAAMPGAFAALLRSTLPDLQGSPQAGVVAVSSFVAHRFAPNQPGFPATAAAKAAIEALAKSAAAEYARSGVTINCVAPGYTRKDGGHSAIDPAAWQRAADATPTGRLCEPDDIAALAVFLLGPHARQITGQVIHVDGGLTL from the coding sequence GTGACCACCCCCGCCTCCTCATCCGGCCAGTCTCATCGACCCGCCGGACGCACTATCGTCGTGACCGGCGCCGCGTCGGGCATCGGCGCAGCCATCGCCCGCCAACTCGCCGGCCCGCAAACGCGTCTGGTACTGCACACCCGCGGGGCGTCCGATGCGAGTCAGGCACGGCTCGCCGAAGTGCGCCACGCCTGCGAGTCGCTCGGCGCGCAGTGCGCGGTCTGGTTCGGCGATCTCACCGAGCCCTCGGCCGCCGCGCATCTGATCGATGCGGCGCACGACGCCTTCGGCCCCGTCGACCAACTCGTGAGCAACGCAGGCTTCGCCACTCGCCAAAGTCTGGCCGACGTGGACGACGACGCCTTCGCCCGCACGCTCGCCGCCATGCCGGGCGCATTTGCCGCGCTTCTGCGCAGCACGTTGCCCGATCTGCAAGGCTCGCCGCAAGCCGGCGTCGTCGCCGTCAGTTCGTTCGTGGCGCATCGCTTCGCGCCGAATCAGCCCGGCTTTCCGGCAACGGCCGCCGCCAAAGCCGCGATTGAAGCGCTCGCAAAGAGTGCCGCCGCCGAATATGCACGCTCGGGCGTGACGATCAATTGCGTGGCGCCCGGCTATACCCGGAAGGACGGCGGGCACTCTGCGATCGATCCGGCCGCGTGGCAGCGCGCGGCCGACGCCACGCCGACCGGCCGCCTCTGCGAGCCGGACGACATTGCCGCGCTCGCCGTGTTTCTGCTCGGGCCGCATGCGCGTCAGATCACGGGACAGGTGATCCACGTCGACGGCGGCCTGACACTCTGA
- a CDS encoding ABC transporter ATP-binding protein/permease, which produces MSSQPPEAPPTGSPVATPAPKPPKHPTAWQLIRPYWVSEKRWEGRRLLALVVALNLAVVFINVRLNAWNASFYDALDKRNWPVFKSSLAEFAVLAFSFIIIATFRTYFRQMLEIRWRQWVTNMNLSKWFTRQAYYRIERDHLADNPDQRISEDIRTLVSSSLALSLDLLTTLVSLFSFITILWTISGAVSFLLGGMNITIPGYMVWVAALYALVGSYFIFKVGRPLVGLSYRQQQVEADFRFLLVRLRESAEQVALYRGEGAELSRLKSAFGAVRDNWWQIMVVTKRLIFANSIYAQIAIVFPIMAAAPRYFAGAFTLGVLMRIIDAFGQVSDGFSWFVNSFATLADWKATINRLREFTRVIDAPPSPSDASAISVVTGGNAASPGYAATDLHLALPNGTPLAVAGSFAFAPGSRWLIRGRSGCGKSTMLRALAGLWPFGSGRIDVPANARVLFLSQQSYLPIDTLKAALAFPSSPDTFSDDECRAALAAVNLGQYADELQTVSHWARRLSGGEQQRLAAARALLQKPDYLFLDEATSALDVESEEAVYEALHARLPGTTMVSVAHRETLGRFHQHTMTLRAIDDVERSRVVGAA; this is translated from the coding sequence ATGTCTTCCCAACCTCCCGAAGCGCCGCCGACCGGCAGCCCTGTCGCCACGCCCGCGCCCAAACCGCCGAAGCACCCCACGGCCTGGCAATTGATCCGGCCGTACTGGGTGTCGGAGAAGCGTTGGGAGGGACGCCGGCTGCTCGCCCTCGTCGTGGCGCTGAATCTGGCGGTCGTGTTCATCAACGTGCGCCTGAACGCATGGAACGCCAGCTTTTACGACGCCCTCGACAAGCGCAACTGGCCAGTGTTCAAGTCGTCGCTCGCCGAATTCGCGGTCCTCGCCTTCAGCTTCATCATCATTGCCACGTTCCGCACCTACTTCCGTCAGATGCTCGAAATCCGCTGGCGGCAATGGGTGACGAATATGAACCTGTCGAAGTGGTTCACCCGTCAGGCGTACTACCGTATCGAACGCGACCATCTCGCCGACAACCCCGACCAACGTATTTCGGAAGACATTCGCACGCTCGTGAGTTCGTCGCTCGCGCTATCGCTCGATTTGCTCACCACGCTCGTCTCGCTGTTCTCCTTCATCACGATTCTCTGGACGATCTCGGGTGCGGTGTCGTTCTTGCTTGGCGGCATGAACATCACGATTCCCGGCTACATGGTCTGGGTCGCGGCGCTCTATGCCCTCGTGGGCTCGTATTTCATCTTCAAGGTCGGCCGTCCGCTCGTGGGGCTGAGCTATCGGCAGCAACAAGTGGAAGCCGATTTCCGTTTTCTGCTGGTGCGTTTGCGCGAGTCGGCCGAACAGGTCGCGCTTTATCGTGGCGAAGGCGCCGAACTCTCGCGCCTGAAGTCGGCGTTCGGCGCGGTGCGCGACAACTGGTGGCAGATCATGGTCGTGACGAAGCGCCTGATATTCGCGAACTCGATTTACGCGCAGATCGCCATCGTCTTCCCGATCATGGCGGCAGCGCCCCGCTACTTCGCGGGCGCATTCACCCTCGGCGTGCTCATGCGGATCATCGACGCCTTCGGGCAGGTGAGCGACGGCTTCTCCTGGTTCGTGAACAGCTTCGCAACACTGGCCGACTGGAAGGCGACGATCAATCGTCTGCGCGAATTCACGCGGGTGATCGACGCCCCCCCTTCGCCATCCGACGCGAGCGCGATCTCCGTCGTGACGGGGGGCAACGCAGCATCTCCCGGTTACGCGGCGACCGATCTGCATCTCGCGCTTCCCAACGGCACACCGCTCGCGGTGGCCGGATCGTTTGCGTTCGCGCCGGGCTCGCGCTGGCTCATTCGCGGCCGCTCGGGCTGCGGCAAGAGCACCATGCTGCGCGCGCTCGCCGGCCTGTGGCCGTTCGGCAGCGGTCGCATCGACGTTCCCGCCAACGCCCGCGTGCTGTTCCTCTCGCAACAAAGCTATCTGCCCATCGACACATTGAAGGCCGCACTGGCGTTCCCCTCGTCGCCCGACACGTTCAGCGACGACGAGTGCCGTGCGGCGCTGGCGGCCGTCAATCTCGGACAATACGCGGACGAGTTGCAAACAGTCTCCCACTGGGCGAGACGGCTCTCCGGCGGAGAACAACAACGCCTCGCGGCCGCACGCGCCCTGCTCCAAAAGCCCGACTATCTGTTCCTCGACGAAGCCACCAGTGCACTCGACGTGGAGTCGGAAGAAGCCGTGTACGAAGCACTGCATGCGCGTTTGCCCGGGACGACGATGGTGAGCGTGGCGCATCGCGAAACCCTCGGACGCTTCCATCAGCACACCATGACGTTGCGGGCGATCGACGACGTGGAACGCTCAAGGGTGGTCGGCGCCGCGTAG